The DNA segment TAGTTGTTCCAACTGCTGCGCGAAATATGGTTGATATTAACGCACCTGTTAAGGACAACCTTGCGAAGATAGCAAAGGCTCTCAATAAAGATGTTGATGATCTCGTTGTTTTTGTTCTTGAAAAACCACGCCATCACGGCCTTATTCAGGAAATTCGTGATGCCGGAGCCAGAATCCAGTTGCATACCGACGGTGATGTAGCCGGTGCACTTATGGTCGTTGATCCTCGTTGTCCCGTTGATGTAATGATGGGAACAGGCGGAACTCCTGAAGGTGTTCTTGCTGCATGTGCCATCAGAATTATGGGCGGAGAGATGTTCGCTAAATTCGATCCTCAGGACGAAAGCGAAAAAATTGCCATGGAAGAGAAGGGATATGACCTGCGTGATATTATGACTGTTAACGATCTTGTTAAGAGTGATGATATTTTCTTTTCCGCAACAGGTATTTCAGGTGGAACATTTTTGCGCGGAGTTCGTTACCTCGGGTACGGCGCAGAGACAACTTCACTTGTAATGCGCGGTAAAACAGGAACTGTCCGTCAGATTGAAGCTGTTCACACATGGGACAAACTCATGAAGATCAGTGCTGTTAAATACGATTAGCAGTTTGTTTTTTTAGCAGAAATATTGAAATGAAAAGTAAGCGGCCCTGATACAATAGTTTTCAGGGCCGTTTTTTTATTTTTTCCGAAGTTCTAAGATTCAGCTGCATCCAGCTTTTCGCGGATTATTCCTGAATCTTCAAGGCGGGTTTCAGTGTTGAGTTCTTTGCATTCACCGTGACAGGAAATCCCTTCGGACCTGATTTGCACGTATCCTGCGGAAAGAACTTTTGTGTATGGAATTTGTTCTCTGAATTCCAAAAAGCCGATACGGTTCGGGAATAGGATCGGAAGAGCTTCGCCCGAAAAGTCCTCAAACATGATGTATTTCATGGAATATCCTTTTTGCGGCACAGAGCCGGAATTTATTTATAATTATTTTGAGCGTATTCCCGGAATTCTTGTGAACTTAATTCATGAAATATTCCGGCAACGGTTGTTGCCCGCAATCTTGTAACATACTATAGCGATATATCTTCTAGATCAAGAACAGCCTGACAGCAATCCCGGAGTTCTGAGATGACAGACGAAAAAAAACCGCTTCCGCTCGATACCAACAGTCTTGCCGTTATGAGAACTTTGCTTGCAAATGAACGGACTTTTCTTGCGTGGTGCCGCACTGCGCTGGGTCTTCTGGGCTTTGGTTTCGTGCTTGAGAAAGCCGGTCTTTATTTGAAACATTTTGTTCCTGATGCTAATCCGCTGATGTCTCAAGATCTAGGTATGCTCAGTCTTTTTGCTTTGTTTTCAGGGATGCTTGTTCTTGTGGGCGCTGCGGTCAGATTTTTCAGCATTGAAAAGCAGATAGGTTCTAAGCTTGGTAGAATGACCCCTTTTCCTGAGGTGCTGGTTTTGTTTGCTGTTGCACTTGTCCTGATCATCAGTGTTTTTTCCGGAAAAGTGATATTTAATTAGAAATATAAAATTCAAAAAAAATAAAAATATACAACTCTTAATGAAAGATAATTATAAAAAAATAGCTTTGTGGCAAACTGCATTTCTTGGAGACGCCGTTCTTACATTGCCCTTTATCAAAGCTCTTTCACTGCGTTTTCCAGAAGCTGAAATTCACCTTTTTGTGCGTAAGGGCGTTGAGCCTCTTTTTGAATCACAAAAGGAGCTTACTGCTGTTCACGGTTTTGCCAAACGAGGCAATCAAAAAGGAATGGGAGCGGCTTTTCGTCTGGGCAGAGAGCTTGGTGCGCAAGGTTTTGATCTTTGGATTTCAGCACATACAAGTATGCGCTCCGCCATTGTCAGCCGAGCTACGGGGATTCCTGAACGCATAGGTTACGATCAGCCGTGGTTCAATCGTTTTGCTTATACTCACAGAGTTATGCGCAGATTCGATAAATTTGAGGAAGTGGAAAGGTTGATGGCGCTTGGTTTGCCTTTGGGGATTAGCGGCACTGCTCCTTCCTTCGAACTGAATTTGTCTGAATCTGCACTCGAAGACGCATCAGCTTTTTTTGATAAAATTTCGGATACTCCGGTAATAGGTTTTCACCCCGGCTCAACATGGGAAACAAAGAAATGGCCCGAGCAGAATTTTGCATCAACTATTGCAAAATCACTGGATGCCGGGTTTCGGGTAATCCTGTTTGGCGGTCCCGGGGAAGAGGATATTTGTTCCCGGATTGCAGAGCAGTCAGGCAACCCTTCTGAAATAATTAATCTTGCCGGAAAATTGAGTCTTCCTCAGCTTGCAACTTACATTAAAAATCTAGATGTATATATCACCAACGATTCCGGTCCTATGCA comes from the Maridesulfovibrio ferrireducens genome and includes:
- the glpX gene encoding class II fructose-bisphosphatase, with protein sequence MEAPQRNLALDLVRVTEAAALASARWLGRGDKNAGDQAAVDAMRLSFNSLAISGTVVIGEGEKDHAPMLYNGEKLGAGEGPGMDVAVDPVEGTNLLAYGRPNAISVVGVAPTGMMLDPGPSYYMQKLVVPTAARNMVDINAPVKDNLAKIAKALNKDVDDLVVFVLEKPRHHGLIQEIRDAGARIQLHTDGDVAGALMVVDPRCPVDVMMGTGGTPEGVLAACAIRIMGGEMFAKFDPQDESEKIAMEEKGYDLRDIMTVNDLVKSDDIFFSATGISGGTFLRGVRYLGYGAETTSLVMRGKTGTVRQIEAVHTWDKLMKISAVKYD
- a CDS encoding YidH family protein is translated as MTDEKKPLPLDTNSLAVMRTLLANERTFLAWCRTALGLLGFGFVLEKAGLYLKHFVPDANPLMSQDLGMLSLFALFSGMLVLVGAAVRFFSIEKQIGSKLGRMTPFPEVLVLFAVALVLIISVFSGKVIFN
- the waaF gene encoding lipopolysaccharide heptosyltransferase II → MKDNYKKIALWQTAFLGDAVLTLPFIKALSLRFPEAEIHLFVRKGVEPLFESQKELTAVHGFAKRGNQKGMGAAFRLGRELGAQGFDLWISAHTSMRSAIVSRATGIPERIGYDQPWFNRFAYTHRVMRRFDKFEEVERLMALGLPLGISGTAPSFELNLSESALEDASAFFDKISDTPVIGFHPGSTWETKKWPEQNFASTIAKSLDAGFRVILFGGPGEEDICSRIAEQSGNPSEIINLAGKLSLPQLATYIKNLDVYITNDSGPMHIAWVQNVPLIALFGPTVRRFGFFPRGEYSSVLESGEVLDCRPCGLHGGSKCPKNNHKCMTDISVEMVWEELLKKVEIRRSGC